A window of the Ostrea edulis chromosome 1, xbOstEdul1.1, whole genome shotgun sequence genome harbors these coding sequences:
- the LOC125679723 gene encoding beta-1,3-glucan-binding protein-like isoform X1, whose product MRMLLLVVLVLALSQTILSIQPATVDLYNGHGLKFTIPDDGYDFVAVHYSINQPIVGVGAGQWGYDVHTKEGSSFVHINDLPNLHVHKGDTVYYWLHGQKAGQPDELLGLSAVIGDMTTTTSRPTTTTVRPVVTSTTTAAPPSGGNNHNTGHSGGGGILTQTMIETHGGSSGGLSNGGSFGGSSGGVQQVYSGTGYAQPGVSQQACTSYPCLMFEDNFDFLNFETWTHELTASGGGNWEFEYYTNNRSNSYTKDGKLFIKPTLTADHFGEHYLSSGVLDLWGSEPHSQCTSNQFFGCQRQGTPEHIINPIQSARLRSDKAFNFKYGKMEVRAKMPKGDWIWPAIWLLPHRNAYGEWPASGEIDIVESRGNTNYHDEKGNSQGVDSFGSTLHFGPAYGFDPFEKAHGEMTLSSGTLNDDFHTWTLEWDENHIKVSFDGTEVMNASPPPEGFWKLGELDKSHIDNPYRYANNKMAPFDQEFFIIMNVAVGGVGFFPDKNRNSPYPKPWTDKSEFTARDFWNHKSQWYPTWNPDQNDGEQAAMQVDYIRVWKMKP is encoded by the exons ATGAGGATGCTGCTTCTTGTTGTGTTGGTCCTTGCATTATCGCAAACCATATTGTCTATTCAGCCCGCCACAGTGGATCTGTACAATGGACACGGCCTCAAATTCACAATCCCAG ATGATGGGTATGACTTTGTTGCTGTCCACTATTCAATAAACCAACCCATTGTTGGAGTAGGGGCTGGACAATGGGGGTACGACGTCCACACCAAGGAAG GATCCTCGTTCGTCCACATCAATGACTTGCCTAATCTACATGTTCATAAAGGAGACACCGTATACTACTGGTTACACGGACAGAAGGCGGGGCAGCCTGATGAACTTCTGGGACTCTCAGCAGTTATTGGAG ATATGACAACGACTACGAGCAGACCAACAACCACTACAGTTAGACCGGTGGTGACTTCTACCACAACTGCTGCTCCCCCTAGCGGAGGTAACAATCACAATACCGGTCACTCGGGGGGCGGAGGAATATTAACACAAACCATGATCGAAACCCACGGTGGGTCATCTGGGGGATTGAGTAATGGTGGAAGTTTTGGAGGGTCATCCGGAGGAGTCCagcaag TTTACTCCGGTACAGGATACGCACAACCTGGAGTGTCCCAGCAGGCATGCACCTCATATCCCTGTCTCATGTTTGAGGATAACTTTGATTTCTTGAACTTTGAAACCTGGACACACGAACTCACCGCAAGTGGAGGTGGG AATTGGGAGTTCGAATACTACACGAATAACCGATCCAACAGTTACACAAAGGACGGAAAACTATTCATCAAACCG ACCCTAACAGCCGACCATTTTGGGGAACACTATCTGTCATCTGGCGTACTAGATCTATGGG GGTCGGAACCCCACTCCCAGTGCACCAGTAACCAGTTCTTCGGATGTCAACGTCAGGGCACACCAGAACACATCATCAACCCCATACAGTCCGCAAGACTAAGGAGTGACAAGGCCTTCAATTTCAAATACGGCAAAATGGAGGTCAGAGCCAAGATGCCAAAGGGAGACTGGATTTGGCCTG CAATTTGGCTACTGCCACACAGGAATGCCTATGGTGAATGGCCCGCTTCCGGAGAAATTGATATTGTGGAATCTAGAG GAAATACGAATTACCACGACGAGAAGGGCAACAGCCAGGGTGTGGACAGCTTTGGCAGTACTCTTCATTTTGGCCCAGCTTACGGATTTGATCCGTTTGAAAAAGCCCACGGGGAAAT GACACTTTCTAGTGGAACACTGAATGATGATTTCCATACATGGACGTTAGAATGGGACGAAAACCACATCAA GGTTTCATTTGATGGAACTGAGGTAATGAACGCATCTCCTCCTCCGGAAGGATTTTGGAAGCTTGGAGAGCTGGACAAATCCCATATCGACAATCCATACAGATATGCCAACAACAAAATGGCTCCGTTTGATCAAGAG TTTTTCATTATCATGAACGTTGCGGTTGGTGGTGTTGGATTCTTTCCCGACAAGAACAGAAACTCTCCCTATCCCAAACCTTGGACAGACAAGTCCGAATTCACCGCGCGAGATTTCTGGAATCATAAAAGTCAGTGGTACCCGACGTGGAACCCGGATCAGAATGACGGCGAACAAGCGGCCATGCAAGTGGACTACATCAGAGTGTGGAAAATGAAGCCATAA
- the LOC125679723 gene encoding beta-1,3-glucan-binding protein-like isoform X2 yields the protein MRMLLLVVLVLALSQTILSIQPATVDLYNGHGLKFTIPDDGYDFVAVHYSINQPIVGVGAGQWGYDVHTKEGSSFVHINDLPNLHVHKGDTVYYWLHGQKAGQPDELLGLSAVIGDMTTTTSRPTTTTVRPVVTSTTTAAPPSGGNNHNTGHSGGGGILTQTMIETHGGSSGGLSNGGSFGGSSGGVQQGYAQPGVSQQACTSYPCLMFEDNFDFLNFETWTHELTASGGGNWEFEYYTNNRSNSYTKDGKLFIKPTLTADHFGEHYLSSGVLDLWGSEPHSQCTSNQFFGCQRQGTPEHIINPIQSARLRSDKAFNFKYGKMEVRAKMPKGDWIWPAIWLLPHRNAYGEWPASGEIDIVESRGNTNYHDEKGNSQGVDSFGSTLHFGPAYGFDPFEKAHGEMTLSSGTLNDDFHTWTLEWDENHIKVSFDGTEVMNASPPPEGFWKLGELDKSHIDNPYRYANNKMAPFDQEFFIIMNVAVGGVGFFPDKNRNSPYPKPWTDKSEFTARDFWNHKSQWYPTWNPDQNDGEQAAMQVDYIRVWKMKP from the exons ATGAGGATGCTGCTTCTTGTTGTGTTGGTCCTTGCATTATCGCAAACCATATTGTCTATTCAGCCCGCCACAGTGGATCTGTACAATGGACACGGCCTCAAATTCACAATCCCAG ATGATGGGTATGACTTTGTTGCTGTCCACTATTCAATAAACCAACCCATTGTTGGAGTAGGGGCTGGACAATGGGGGTACGACGTCCACACCAAGGAAG GATCCTCGTTCGTCCACATCAATGACTTGCCTAATCTACATGTTCATAAAGGAGACACCGTATACTACTGGTTACACGGACAGAAGGCGGGGCAGCCTGATGAACTTCTGGGACTCTCAGCAGTTATTGGAG ATATGACAACGACTACGAGCAGACCAACAACCACTACAGTTAGACCGGTGGTGACTTCTACCACAACTGCTGCTCCCCCTAGCGGAGGTAACAATCACAATACCGGTCACTCGGGGGGCGGAGGAATATTAACACAAACCATGATCGAAACCCACGGTGGGTCATCTGGGGGATTGAGTAATGGTGGAAGTTTTGGAGGGTCATCCGGAGGAGTCCagcaag GATACGCACAACCTGGAGTGTCCCAGCAGGCATGCACCTCATATCCCTGTCTCATGTTTGAGGATAACTTTGATTTCTTGAACTTTGAAACCTGGACACACGAACTCACCGCAAGTGGAGGTGGG AATTGGGAGTTCGAATACTACACGAATAACCGATCCAACAGTTACACAAAGGACGGAAAACTATTCATCAAACCG ACCCTAACAGCCGACCATTTTGGGGAACACTATCTGTCATCTGGCGTACTAGATCTATGGG GGTCGGAACCCCACTCCCAGTGCACCAGTAACCAGTTCTTCGGATGTCAACGTCAGGGCACACCAGAACACATCATCAACCCCATACAGTCCGCAAGACTAAGGAGTGACAAGGCCTTCAATTTCAAATACGGCAAAATGGAGGTCAGAGCCAAGATGCCAAAGGGAGACTGGATTTGGCCTG CAATTTGGCTACTGCCACACAGGAATGCCTATGGTGAATGGCCCGCTTCCGGAGAAATTGATATTGTGGAATCTAGAG GAAATACGAATTACCACGACGAGAAGGGCAACAGCCAGGGTGTGGACAGCTTTGGCAGTACTCTTCATTTTGGCCCAGCTTACGGATTTGATCCGTTTGAAAAAGCCCACGGGGAAAT GACACTTTCTAGTGGAACACTGAATGATGATTTCCATACATGGACGTTAGAATGGGACGAAAACCACATCAA GGTTTCATTTGATGGAACTGAGGTAATGAACGCATCTCCTCCTCCGGAAGGATTTTGGAAGCTTGGAGAGCTGGACAAATCCCATATCGACAATCCATACAGATATGCCAACAACAAAATGGCTCCGTTTGATCAAGAG TTTTTCATTATCATGAACGTTGCGGTTGGTGGTGTTGGATTCTTTCCCGACAAGAACAGAAACTCTCCCTATCCCAAACCTTGGACAGACAAGTCCGAATTCACCGCGCGAGATTTCTGGAATCATAAAAGTCAGTGGTACCCGACGTGGAACCCGGATCAGAATGACGGCGAACAAGCGGCCATGCAAGTGGACTACATCAGAGTGTGGAAAATGAAGCCATAA